One Helianthus annuus cultivar XRQ/B chromosome 12, HanXRQr2.0-SUNRISE, whole genome shotgun sequence genomic region harbors:
- the LOC110893345 gene encoding uncharacterized protein LOC110893345, with protein sequence MNRIPTVEALEKRGMVLIDDRCKFCNEGLDSVAHIFTVCPLALGLWEKISFWCRIPKFFIFSFRDLVEIHKFGARRSVERKAIHGIVLSACWVLWKARNNLRFNDKRSSIEEVFSEVMVVSFFWFKHRVKKGSFDWGDWCKFVNM encoded by the coding sequence ATGAATAGGATTCCTACGGTGGAGGCGCTTGAAAAAAGAGGTATGGTTCTGATTGACGATAGGTGTAAATTCTGCAATGAAGGCCTGGATTCGGTGGCCCACATTTTTACGGTTTGTCCTCTAGCTTTGGGTTTGTGGGAGAAGATTAGTTTTTGGTGTAGGATTCCGaagtttttcattttttcgtTTAGAGACTTGGTCGAGATTCATAAGTTCGGAGCCAGAAGGTCGGTGGAGCGGAAAGCCATCCATGGTATCGTTCTCTCCGCGTGTTGGGTGCTTTGGAAGGCTAGAAACAACTTGAGGTTTAATGACAAAAGAAGTAGCATTGAAGAAGTGTTTAGCGAGGTTATGGTAGTTAGTTTCTTTTGGTTTAAACATAGAGTTAAGAAAGGTAGTTTTGATTGGGgagattggtgtaaatttgtaaataTGTAA
- the LOC110893344 gene encoding uncharacterized protein LOC110893344 yields the protein MNFLSFNVRGIGGMEKQRWVKNLKSKHGISFMAIQETKVSSVSSDAVAGFWGNRSFGFESVDSVGLSGGLLCIWDLSVFRLSSVVKNRNFLQITGQLTGSGLLLSFINVYAPQSVVAKKSLWDELSQVISAWDGLCVMTGDFNAVRFREERKNCSFKSTCASNFNNFIFDAGLFEYNMRGSKFTFSSPDGRKQSKLDRFLVNSGFFSSWPEASVVAESSFLSDHCPIILKTELTNFGPKPFRLFDSWYDLSGFREVVASALMKDPGVSGPPDIRFMRKLGILRADVEKELGSSVCGLGGPRGYSGDLVGQESYRRRGVDPYRK from the coding sequence ATGAATTTCTTATCGTTTAACGTTCGTGGGATTGGGGGTATGGAAAAACAAAGATGGGTAAAGAATTTGAAATCCAAGCACGGGATCTCTTTTATGGCCATTCAAGAGACGAAAGTTTCCTCGGTGAGTTCGGATGCGGTTGCGGGGTTCTGGGGCAACAGATCATTTGGCTTCGAAAGTGTTGATTCTGTTGGGTTATCCGGGGGGTTACTTTGCATATGGGATTTGTCAGTATTTCGGCTGTCTAGTGTGGTCAAAAACAGGAACTTTCTCCAGATCACTGGTCAGCTGACAGGCAGTGGTTTGTTGCTGAGCTTCATTAATGTGTACGCTCCTCAAAGTGTAGTGGCCAAAAAATCTTTGTGGGATGAGCTTTCTCAGGTTATATCGGCTTGGGATGGTTTGTGTGTTATGACGGGCGATTTTAATGCGGTTAGGTTTCGGGAGGAGAGAAAGAATTGTTCGTTTAAATCGACATGTGCGTCCAACTTTAACAACTTCATTTTTGATGCGGGGCTTTTTGAGTACAATATGAGAGGCAGTAAGTTCACGTTCTCGTCGCCGGACGGGAGGAAGCAAAGCAAATTAGATAGATTCCTCGTTAATTCAGGATTCTTCAGCTCCTGGCCTGAAGCGAGTGTGGTTGCGGAGTCGTCGTTTCTTTCTGATCACTGTCCGATCATTTTGAAGACTGAGTTAACTAATTTCGGGCCTAAGCCTTTCCGGCTTTTCGATTCTTGGTATGATTTATCGGGTTTTAGGGAGGTGGTGGCTTCGGCTTTGATGAAGGACCCCGGGGTCTCTGGCCCTCCGGATATTCGCTTCATGAGAAAATTGGGCATTCTTAGAGCGGATGTTGAAAAAGAGCTCGGAAGCAGTGTCTGTGGCCTTGGCGGACCTCGAGGATATTCAGGAGATCTTGTTGGGCAGGAATCTTACCGAAGAAGAGGAGTGGATCCTTATAGAAAGTAA